Proteins from one Rosa chinensis cultivar Old Blush chromosome 7, RchiOBHm-V2, whole genome shotgun sequence genomic window:
- the LOC112180320 gene encoding probable xyloglucan 6-xylosyltransferase 5, translating into MGQDNFTPQKRSSSGLPTTTGTGTSARAASAVRVLPRGRQIQKTFNNIKITILCGFVTILVLRGTIGVGNLGSSEADAVNQNLIEETNRILAEIRSDSDPDEFINGTQSSNPNVTYTLGPKIGNWDAERRRWLQSNPEFPSLVNGKPRVLLVTGSPPKPCDNPIGDHYLLKAIKNKIDYCRIHGIEIVYNLAHLDMELAGYWAKLPLIRKLMLSHPEVEWIWWMDSDAMFTDMVFEIPLGKYEKHNLVIHGYPDLLFDQKSWIALNTGSFLFRNCQWSLDLLDAWAPMGPKGTIREEAGKVLTANLKGRPAFEADDQSALIYLLLSQKDLWMEKVFVENSYYLHGYWAGLVDRYEEMIEKYHPGLGDERWPFVTHFVGCKPCGSYGDYPVERCLSSMERAFNFADNQVLKLYGFRHRGLLSPKIKRIRNETATPLESVDQFDIRRHPVQGSSGSHS; encoded by the coding sequence ATGGGTCAGGACAATTTCACCCCCCAGAAGCGGAGCTCAAGTGGGCTACCCACCACCACCGGCACCGGCACCTCAGCCCGAGCAGCCTCCGCCGTCCGCGTCCTGCCACGTGGCCGCCAGATCCAGAAGACGTTCAACAACATCAAAATCACCATCCTCTGCGGCTTCGTCACCATCCTGGTCCTACGTGGCACGATCGGAGTGGGCAACCTCGGCAGCTCCGAGGCCGACGCCGTCAACCAGAACTTAATCGAGGAGACGAATCGGATCCTGGCCGAGATCCGATCCGACAGCGACCCGGACGAGTTCATCAACGGCACCCAGAGCAGTAACCCGAACGTGACGTACACGCTCGGACCCAAGATCGGGAATTGGGACGCGGAGAGAAGGCGGTGGCTGCAGTCGAACCCGGAGTTTCCGAGCTTGGTGAACGGTAAGCCTAGGGTTCTGTTGGTTACGGGGTCTCCACCTAAGCCTTGTGACAACCCGATTGGAGACCATTATTTGTTGAAGGCTATAAAGAACAAGATCGATTATTGTAGGATTCATGGGATTGAGATTGTTTATAATTTAGCTCATTTGGATATGGAGCTTGCTGGGTATTGGGCCAAGTTGCCTTTGATTAGGAAGCTGATGCTTTCGCATCCCGAGGTGGAGTGGATTTGGTGGATGGATAGTGATGCCATGTTTACTGATATGGTGTTTGAGATCCCATTGGGGAAGTATGAGAAGCATAATCTTGTTATTCATGGCTACCCGGATTTGCTGTTTGATCAGAAGTCTTGGATTGCTTTGAATACCGGGAGTTTTCTGTTTAGGAATTGCCAGTGGTCTTTGGATTTGCTTGATGCTTGGGCTCCGATGGGTCCCAAGGGGACGATAAGAGAGGAGGCCGGGAAGGTTTTGACGGCGAATTTGAAGGGGAGGCCGGCGTTTGAGGCGGATGATCAGTCTGCATTGATATACTTGTTGCTGTCGCAGAAGGATCTGTGGATGGAGAAGGTTTTTGTGGAGAATTCGTACTACTTGCACGGGTATTGGGCTGGATTGGTGGATCGGTATGAGGAGATGATAGAGAAGTATCATCCGGGTTTGGGGGATGAGAGGTGGCCGTTTGTGACACATTTTGTGGGTTGCAAGCCTTGTGGGAGTTATGGGGATTATCCGGTGGAGAGGTGCTTGAGCAGCATGGAGAGGGCTTTCAATTTTGCAGATAACCAGGTGCTCAAGCTTTACGGGTTTAGGCACAGGGGCTTGTTGAGTCCCAAGATCAAGAGGATCAGGAATGAGACGGCTACTCCGTTGGAGTCTGTCGACCAGTTTGATATTCGGCGGCATCCAGTGCAGGGGAGCAGTGGATCGCACAGCTAG
- the LOC121050551 gene encoding uncharacterized protein LOC121050551 isoform X1, producing MVGDQFDPEGLELKHWDKISKTQFKEWSMVAIRDSNSSVFPPINHENLHLPTSPSLSSSSSSSLSSFSPSDSDESGPVSPKKPDAQVGKCGELRSWVGFGVGLLRCKVLGIGSLIGWEKVWCFGSGAGIVAVVFMVWSFYLRVRRRRYRKRSDLIIKQKDEKINKLLHQIAQMNEVLVARHRALASKLAN from the exons ATGGTGGGCGACCAATTCGATCCAGAAGGCTTGGAATTGAAGCACTGGGACAAAATCTCCAAAACCCAATTCAAGGAATGGTCAATGGTAGCCATCAGAGACTCCAACTCCTCCGTTTTCCCTCCAATTAATCACGAAAACCTCCACCTCCCGACCTCCCCATCACTgtcgtcttcttcctcctcctcgcTCTCGTCGTTTTCGCCGTCCGATTCCGACGAATCGGGCCCGGTTTCGCCGAAGAAGCCCGATGCCCAGGTCGGAAAATGCGGCGAATTGAGGAGCTGGGTGGGTTTTGGGGTTGGGTTACTGCGTTGTAAGGTTTTGGGGATTGGTTCGTTGATTGGGTGGGAGAAAGTTTGGTGCTTTGGTTCTGGGGCGGGCATTGTGGCGGTGGTGTTTATGGTGTGGTCGTTTTACTTGCGAGTGAGGCGGAGGCGGTATCGGAAGCGTTCCGATTTGATTATCAAGCAGAAAGACGAG AAAATTAATAAGCTGCTGCACCAAATCGCGCAAATGAATGAAGTACTGGTGGCTCGGCATAGAGCTCTGGCTTCCAAACTGGCTAATTGA
- the LOC121050551 gene encoding uncharacterized protein LOC121050551 isoform X2 → MVGDQFDPEGLELKEWSMVAIRDSNSSVFPPINHENLHLPTSPSLSSSSSSSLSSFSPSDSDESGPVSPKKPDAQVGKCGELRSWVGFGVGLLRCKVLGIGSLIGWEKVWCFGSGAGIVAVVFMVWSFYLRVRRRRYRKRSDLIIKQKDEKINKLLHQIAQMNEVLVARHRALASKLAN, encoded by the exons ATGGTGGGCGACCAATTCGATCCAGAAGGCTTGGAATTG AAGGAATGGTCAATGGTAGCCATCAGAGACTCCAACTCCTCCGTTTTCCCTCCAATTAATCACGAAAACCTCCACCTCCCGACCTCCCCATCACTgtcgtcttcttcctcctcctcgcTCTCGTCGTTTTCGCCGTCCGATTCCGACGAATCGGGCCCGGTTTCGCCGAAGAAGCCCGATGCCCAGGTCGGAAAATGCGGCGAATTGAGGAGCTGGGTGGGTTTTGGGGTTGGGTTACTGCGTTGTAAGGTTTTGGGGATTGGTTCGTTGATTGGGTGGGAGAAAGTTTGGTGCTTTGGTTCTGGGGCGGGCATTGTGGCGGTGGTGTTTATGGTGTGGTCGTTTTACTTGCGAGTGAGGCGGAGGCGGTATCGGAAGCGTTCCGATTTGATTATCAAGCAGAAAGACGAG AAAATTAATAAGCTGCTGCACCAAATCGCGCAAATGAATGAAGTACTGGTGGCTCGGCATAGAGCTCTGGCTTCCAAACTGGCTAATTGA